One genomic region from Proteus vulgaris encodes:
- the mrdB gene encoding peptidoglycan glycosyltransferase MrdB (rod shape-determining protein RodA), whose product MTENNKKKSFWTRIHIDPLFLLCIIALLGYSAFIMWSASGQDPEMMQRKLGQIAMGFMVMIVMAQIPPRVYESWAPHLYFFCVILLILVDVFGQISKGAQRWLDLGIVRFQPSEIAKIAVPLMVARFMNRDVCPPTLRNTAIALVLIFVPTLLVAAQPDLGTSILVAASGLFVLFLAGMSWRLITVAIILVAAFIPILWFFLMHDYQQARVMMLLDPESDPLGAGYHIIQSKIAIGSGGLHGKGWLQGTQSQLEFLPERHTDFIFAVLAEELGLIGVLILLTLYILLIARGLYLATKAQNTFGRVMIGGLMLIFFVYVFVNIGMVSGILPVVGVPLPLMSYGGSALIVLMAGFGIVMSIHTHRKLLSKSL is encoded by the coding sequence ATGACTGAAAATAATAAGAAAAAATCCTTCTGGACACGGATACATATCGATCCATTATTCTTACTTTGTATTATTGCGTTATTAGGATACAGCGCATTTATTATGTGGAGTGCCAGCGGGCAAGATCCAGAAATGATGCAACGTAAGTTAGGGCAGATTGCTATGGGTTTCATGGTCATGATAGTCATGGCGCAAATCCCACCAAGAGTCTATGAAAGCTGGGCTCCTCATCTCTATTTCTTCTGTGTTATTTTACTTATTCTTGTTGATGTCTTTGGGCAAATCAGTAAAGGTGCACAACGTTGGTTAGATTTAGGTATTGTGCGTTTTCAGCCTTCAGAAATTGCTAAAATAGCCGTACCTTTAATGGTCGCTCGATTTATGAATCGCGATGTGTGCCCTCCTACATTACGTAATACGGCCATTGCTCTGGTACTTATTTTTGTGCCAACTTTATTAGTCGCCGCACAGCCAGATTTAGGAACATCTATTCTTGTTGCTGCTTCTGGATTATTCGTCCTTTTCCTTGCAGGAATGAGCTGGCGACTTATCACTGTGGCTATTATTCTTGTTGCCGCCTTTATCCCCATACTCTGGTTTTTCCTCATGCATGATTACCAGCAAGCACGGGTAATGATGCTTCTCGACCCTGAATCAGACCCGCTTGGGGCAGGATATCATATCATCCAATCTAAAATTGCCATTGGTTCTGGTGGATTACATGGAAAAGGATGGTTACAAGGCACTCAATCTCAATTAGAATTCTTACCAGAGCGCCATACAGACTTTATTTTTGCTGTATTGGCGGAAGAACTCGGATTAATTGGTGTTTTGATACTACTGACTCTTTATATACTCTTAATCGCGCGGGGCCTTTACCTTGCAACGAAAGCACAAAATACATTTGGTAGAGTAATGATTGGCGGATTAATGCTAATTTTCTTTGTCTATGTCTTTGTCAACATAGGAATGGTGAGTGGCATTCTTCCTGTTGTCGGTGTTCCGTTACCGCTGATGAGTTATGGAGGCTCGGCCCTGATTGTATTAATGGCAGGGTTTGGTATCGTGATGTCGATTCATACACACCGAAAACTACTATCGAAAAGTTTATAA
- the mrdA gene encoding peptidoglycan DD-transpeptidase MrdA, giving the protein MKRKKRTPFRDYTAESKLFIRRVIVAFSVIIILSGVLVFNLNHLQIARHDDYQTRSNDNRIKLVPIAPSRGIIYDRKGIPLALNRTIYQLEVVPEKVANLQETLESLRDVVDLTDEDIAAFEKERKRSRRFSSIALKTTLSQVQVARFAINQYRYPGLEIKGYQRRYYPYGSALTHVIGYVAKINDKDVERLDKEGLSPNYAATHDIGKLGIERYYESTLHGTTGYEEVEVNSRGRVIRQLHEQPPQAGKDIYLTIDLELQTYIETLLTTSRAAVVVTDPRNGEILALVSNPSYDPNLFVGGISNTEYQGLLNNPDRPLINRTTQGLYPPASTVKPFMSVAALSEGVITANTTIHDPGWWQLPGSEKRYRDWKRWGHGKLNVTKSIVESADTFFYQVAYDMGIDRISTWMGRFGYGEYTGIDLSEERNGIMPTREWKQQRYKKPWYQGDTIPVGIGQGYWTATPIQMAKALMTLINDGQVKTPHLLYGTKLGNEMLPYVDTETRQIGDIHSGYWELAKYGMYGVANFPNGTGRRSFADAPYKAAAKSGTAQVFSYETYNASQLAEHLRDHKLMIAFAPYDNPTVAISIILENGGAGPSVGDITRQILDHILLGDNNTVLPASPPAPRGSEE; this is encoded by the coding sequence ATGAAAAGAAAAAAACGTACCCCGTTTCGAGATTATACTGCGGAATCAAAGCTATTTATCCGTCGTGTGATTGTCGCATTTTCAGTAATTATTATATTGAGTGGTGTTTTGGTTTTTAACCTCAATCACTTACAGATCGCTCGCCATGATGATTATCAGACACGTTCAAATGATAACCGAATTAAATTAGTACCGATTGCTCCCAGCAGAGGTATTATTTACGATCGCAAAGGCATCCCTCTTGCGCTTAATCGTACTATCTACCAATTAGAAGTTGTGCCTGAAAAAGTAGCAAACTTACAAGAAACGCTGGAAAGTTTAAGGGATGTTGTTGACTTAACTGACGAAGATATTGCTGCATTTGAAAAAGAGCGCAAGCGCTCACGTCGATTTAGCTCTATCGCCTTAAAAACAACATTAAGCCAAGTACAAGTCGCACGTTTCGCTATCAACCAATATCGCTATCCCGGCTTAGAAATCAAAGGCTATCAACGTCGTTATTATCCTTATGGCTCAGCATTAACGCATGTGATTGGTTACGTCGCAAAAATTAATGATAAAGATGTTGAACGTCTAGATAAAGAAGGTTTATCACCTAACTATGCTGCAACTCATGATATCGGTAAGTTAGGCATCGAACGTTATTATGAGTCTACTTTGCACGGCACAACAGGCTATGAAGAGGTTGAAGTTAATAGCCGAGGTCGAGTTATTCGCCAATTACACGAACAGCCGCCACAAGCAGGTAAAGATATTTATCTTACCATCGACCTTGAACTGCAAACCTATATTGAAACATTGCTCACTACAAGCCGAGCCGCGGTTGTAGTAACCGATCCTCGCAATGGTGAAATTTTAGCTCTGGTGTCAAACCCTAGCTACGATCCAAACTTATTTGTTGGTGGAATATCAAACACAGAATATCAAGGATTACTAAACAACCCTGATAGACCGCTGATCAACCGAACAACTCAAGGTCTTTACCCACCAGCATCAACCGTGAAACCCTTTATGTCTGTTGCGGCATTAAGCGAAGGTGTGATCACAGCCAATACAACCATTCATGATCCCGGCTGGTGGCAACTTCCTGGCTCAGAAAAACGTTATCGAGACTGGAAGCGTTGGGGACATGGAAAACTTAATGTCACAAAATCTATCGTAGAATCAGCGGATACCTTCTTCTACCAAGTTGCTTATGATATGGGAATTGATCGTATATCAACTTGGATGGGTCGCTTTGGCTATGGCGAATATACAGGTATTGATCTCTCTGAAGAGCGAAATGGCATCATGCCAACACGTGAGTGGAAACAGCAACGTTATAAAAAACCTTGGTATCAAGGTGACACGATCCCAGTAGGGATTGGACAAGGTTATTGGACAGCAACGCCAATTCAAATGGCGAAAGCTTTAATGACATTGATTAATGACGGTCAAGTTAAAACTCCTCACCTACTTTACGGTACAAAACTAGGCAATGAAATGCTGCCTTATGTTGATACTGAAACTCGCCAAATTGGCGATATCCACTCAGGTTATTGGGAACTCGCAAAATACGGTATGTATGGTGTGGCTAACTTCCCAAATGGTACAGGTCGCCGAAGTTTTGCTGATGCACCTTATAAAGCAGCAGCAAAATCGGGAACGGCACAGGTGTTTAGTTACGAAACCTACAATGCGAGCCAATTGGCAGAACATCTTCGTGACCATAAGTTGATGATTGCCTTTGCACCTTATGATAATCCAACTGTAGCTATCTCTATTATCTTAGAAAATGGTGGTGCAGGCCCTTCTGTCGGTGATATTACAAGACAAATCCTTGACCACATTCTCCTTGGTGATAACAACACTGTATTGCCAGCGTCTCCACCAGCACCGCGTGGTTCAGAGGAATAA
- the rlmH gene encoding 23S rRNA (pseudouridine(1915)-N(3))-methyltransferase RlmH: MKLQLIAVGTKMPDWIQTGFMDYLNRFPKDMPLELIEIPAGKRGKNADIKRILEKEGEQMLAAVGKGNRIVTLDIPGARWDTPKLAEQLDRWKLDGRNVSLLIGGPEGLAPACKAAAEQSWSLSPLTMPHPLVRVVVAESLYRAWSITTNHPYHRE; the protein is encoded by the coding sequence TTGAAATTACAGCTCATTGCCGTTGGTACAAAAATGCCGGACTGGATACAGACCGGCTTTATGGATTATCTTAATCGATTCCCCAAAGACATGCCTTTAGAACTTATCGAGATCCCCGCAGGCAAGCGAGGAAAGAATGCGGATATTAAACGTATTCTCGAAAAAGAAGGTGAACAGATGTTAGCTGCAGTAGGTAAAGGAAATCGTATCGTCACTCTCGATATTCCTGGCGCTCGCTGGGATACGCCAAAACTTGCAGAACAGCTTGATCGATGGAAGCTCGATGGTAGAAATGTCAGCTTACTCATTGGTGGCCCGGAAGGATTAGCACCCGCTTGTAAAGCTGCGGCTGAACAGAGCTGGTCTTTATCTCCTTTAACAATGCCACATCCCCTTGTTCGTGTCGTGGTTGCAGAAAGCCTTTATCGAGCATGGAGCATTACCACAAACCATCCTTATCATCGTGAATAA
- the rsfS gene encoding ribosome silencing factor, producing the protein MILLQGSELQQFIIDKLEDSKAQDIIALDVRGKSSVTDYMIICTGTSSRHLMSVADNLVDDCREAGLQPLGVEGQGVSDWIVVDLGEAMVHVMQEDSRRMYELEKLWS; encoded by the coding sequence GTGATCCTTTTGCAAGGTTCTGAATTACAGCAATTTATTATTGATAAACTTGAAGATTCTAAAGCTCAAGACATTATTGCATTAGATGTCCGTGGAAAATCAAGTGTAACTGATTACATGATCATTTGTACGGGTACATCAAGCAGACACCTCATGTCAGTTGCAGATAATCTCGTTGATGATTGCCGCGAAGCGGGATTACAACCTTTAGGTGTTGAAGGACAAGGCGTTTCTGACTGGATTGTCGTTGATCTTGGCGAAGCCATGGTACACGTTATGCAAGAAGATAGTCGCCGTATGTACGAACTTGAAAAACTCTGGAGCTGA
- a CDS encoding YbgA family protein translates to MERKENYLGLSSEIVSNTNHQLQEKLALLCDTVQAEKIGIMQIEAQNRDNLLPLYGYVGKRGDSLSSPSNFTLPQLNIDQFLQPIALDHFLTQFFTLFDYQQQVNQSLTKGALVKFHSRYKYLIMAYSQAAYRELGHDIANFSDTIPLEDVASKYQEKLMKAFSVAANREGQTNALMHMAGYFKRNLSSQQKQEMTQTILQYRQGIVPLSKPCDLLKYWLAVYPDEYLSHQRYFSPYPLAFNYLREQL, encoded by the coding sequence ATGGAAAGAAAAGAAAATTATCTCGGGTTATCTTCAGAAATTGTGAGTAACACTAATCACCAATTGCAAGAGAAGTTAGCATTGCTTTGCGATACTGTTCAGGCGGAAAAGATAGGTATTATGCAGATAGAGGCTCAAAATAGGGATAACCTGTTGCCGCTTTATGGTTATGTTGGAAAAAGAGGAGACAGCCTTTCCTCACCTTCGAATTTTACTTTACCTCAATTAAATATTGATCAATTTTTACAGCCTATTGCTCTTGACCATTTTCTTACCCAATTTTTCACACTGTTTGATTACCAACAACAGGTTAATCAGTCATTAACTAAAGGGGCTTTAGTTAAATTTCATAGTCGATACAAATATTTAATTATGGCTTATTCACAAGCAGCTTATCGAGAGTTGGGGCATGATATTGCTAATTTTTCTGATACCATTCCCCTTGAAGATGTTGCATCGAAATATCAGGAAAAGCTAATGAAAGCATTTAGTGTTGCAGCAAATAGAGAAGGGCAAACTAATGCGTTAATGCATATGGCTGGGTATTTTAAGCGAAATCTAAGTTCACAACAAAAACAAGAAATGACTCAGACAATTTTACAATATCGTCAAGGTATCGTGCCTTTATCTAAACCTTGTGATTTACTCAAATATTGGTTAGCTGTTTATCCTGATGAATATTTGAGCCATCAACGCTATTTTTCGCCTTATCCGCTCGCTTTTAATTATTTAAGAGAGCAACTTTAG
- the nadD gene encoding nicotinate-nucleotide adenylyltransferase: protein MPKTNHSTSLINQAIALYGGTFDPIHYGHLRPVEALSGLIGLKEVIWLPNNIPPHRPQPEASSQQRLEMVRLALEPYSSFKVDTRELEKPTPSYTIETLRDFRKEIGNKQPLAFIIGQDSLLSINTWHQWDQLLNVCHLLVCARPGYQTHFESTQMQAWLTKHQTHQQEDIHCLPAGKIFLADTPLYNISATDIRARHKAGLDCHDLLPSSVEDYIRQQQLYK, encoded by the coding sequence ATGCCTAAAACCAATCACTCAACATCTTTAATTAACCAAGCCATTGCTTTATATGGTGGTACATTTGATCCTATTCATTATGGGCATTTACGTCCTGTTGAAGCCCTTTCCGGATTAATTGGTTTAAAAGAAGTGATTTGGTTACCTAACAATATTCCTCCTCATCGCCCTCAACCAGAGGCGTCTTCTCAACAACGTCTTGAGATGGTACGTCTGGCTCTTGAGCCATATTCTTCATTTAAAGTCGATACTCGTGAACTTGAGAAGCCAACACCTTCTTATACTATTGAGACATTAAGAGACTTCAGAAAAGAAATCGGCAATAAACAACCCTTGGCTTTTATAATTGGTCAAGACTCATTGCTATCAATTAATACATGGCATCAGTGGGATCAACTATTGAACGTATGCCATTTACTAGTTTGTGCCCGCCCCGGTTATCAAACGCATTTCGAATCAACACAAATGCAAGCATGGCTGACCAAACATCAAACTCATCAGCAAGAAGATATTCATTGTTTACCTGCAGGTAAAATATTCCTCGCTGACACACCACTTTATAATATTTCAGCGACTGATATTCGAGCTCGCCATAAAGCAGGATTAGATTGTCACGATTTACTACCAAGTTCTGTTGAAGACTATATTCGCCAGCAACAACTCTATAAATAA
- the holA gene encoding DNA polymerase III subunit delta, with translation MIRLYPEQLNAQLQEGLRQSYLLWGNEPLLLQESQDAIQSAAKSQGFVEHYQFTLDNNTDWNEIYSLCQSLSLFSQRQSLLLHLPENGPNAAMSEKLTRLSQELHQDLLLILRGNKLTKAQENSEWFKTLSQHGTYISCLTPELDKLPNWVARRAKQKGLALDEQGNQLLCYCYEGNLLALAQAIERLSLLYPDGKLTLPRVEAAVNDASHFTPYHWVDALLAGKTQRAWHILQQLKREDSEPVILLRTLQRELMQLITLHRESKTASLKTIFDKHRVWQNRRPIFTAALQRLSEHQLLTAIRLLATIEITIKQDYGQTVWPSLSALGLLLCGKALPEGFVSHA, from the coding sequence ATGATCCGCTTATATCCAGAACAACTGAATGCGCAGCTCCAAGAGGGGCTGCGCCAAAGTTACCTACTCTGGGGTAACGAACCTCTGTTACTCCAAGAGTCTCAAGATGCTATTCAATCCGCTGCTAAATCCCAAGGATTTGTCGAGCATTATCAATTTACCCTTGATAATAATACGGACTGGAATGAAATTTACTCGCTTTGTCAATCGCTAAGCCTTTTTTCTCAAAGACAATCTCTTTTACTGCATTTACCTGAAAATGGCCCCAATGCAGCGATGTCAGAGAAACTTACTCGCCTATCGCAAGAATTACATCAAGACTTATTGTTGATTTTACGTGGCAATAAACTCACAAAAGCACAAGAAAACAGTGAATGGTTTAAAACATTAAGCCAACACGGAACCTATATTTCTTGTCTAACACCTGAACTTGATAAATTACCTAATTGGGTTGCGCGGCGAGCAAAACAAAAAGGGTTAGCGCTGGATGAACAAGGTAATCAATTACTCTGCTACTGTTATGAAGGGAATTTATTGGCACTGGCACAAGCCATTGAGCGTCTTTCTCTGTTGTACCCTGACGGTAAGCTAACGCTCCCAAGAGTAGAAGCGGCGGTCAATGATGCGTCACATTTTACCCCTTATCACTGGGTTGATGCATTACTTGCAGGGAAAACACAACGTGCATGGCATATCTTGCAACAACTCAAAAGAGAAGACTCTGAACCTGTTATTTTACTCAGAACTTTACAACGTGAGTTAATGCAGTTGATTACGCTGCATCGAGAATCTAAAACGGCTTCGTTAAAAACAATTTTCGATAAGCATCGAGTTTGGCAAAACCGACGCCCAATATTCACAGCAGCACTACAACGTTTATCTGAACATCAATTGCTGACAGCCATACGATTACTCGCAACAATTGAAATTACGATTAAGCAAGATTATGGACAGACAGTTTGGCCCTCTCTTAGTGCTCTGGGCTTATTACTTTGTGGAAAAGCATTGCCAGAAGGATTTGTAAGTCATGCCTAA
- the lptE gene encoding LPS assembly lipoprotein LptE has product MRYLLSLFFGLAVLITAGCGFHLQGKTQVPAELKTLYLSSGDPYGPLSRVMRQQLRLSGVQLVENPTANIPILKIVGSSESKETVSVYQDGKSAERQLTFVLDAQVIMPDGTIYPISSQVSRPFFDNPLEALAKDAENDIIKQEMREQATAILVRKLLVVHNAERQKAAQAEQAKQIISPAK; this is encoded by the coding sequence GTGCGATATCTACTTTCGCTATTTTTCGGTTTAGCGGTGTTAATCACCGCTGGCTGTGGTTTTCACCTTCAAGGTAAAACTCAGGTTCCAGCAGAATTAAAAACGCTTTATCTTAGCTCTGGTGACCCTTATGGCCCATTATCTCGTGTAATGCGTCAGCAACTTAGATTGAGTGGTGTTCAGCTTGTTGAAAATCCAACAGCAAATATCCCTATTCTTAAAATTGTCGGCTCATCTGAAAGTAAAGAGACCGTTTCTGTGTATCAAGACGGTAAATCAGCAGAACGTCAGTTAACATTTGTGCTTGATGCACAAGTGATTATGCCTGATGGTACGATTTACCCAATTTCATCACAGGTTTCACGCCCATTCTTCGATAACCCATTAGAAGCATTAGCGAAAGATGCTGAAAATGACATTATCAAGCAAGAGATGCGTGAACAAGCGACAGCAATATTAGTGCGTAAATTATTGGTTGTTCACAATGCTGAACGCCAAAAAGCCGCACAAGCTGAGCAGGCAAAACAGATAATCTCACCCGCCAAATGA
- the leuS gene encoding leucine--tRNA ligase, producing the protein MQEQYRPEDIEQTIQEHWEKNNTFKVTEDNNKEKYYCLSMLPYPSGRLHMGHVRNYTIGDVISRYQRMLGKNVLQPIGWDAFGLPAEGAAVKNKTAPAPWTYENINYMKNQLKKLGFGYDWDREVTTCTPEYYRWEQWFFTKLYEKGLVYKKTSAVNWCPHDLTVLANEQVIDGCCWRCDTPVERKEIPQWFIKITEYAEELLNDLDTLDEWPEQVKTMQRNWIGRSEGVEIKFDVADSDDTMTVYTTRPDTFMGVTYVAVAAGHPLAQKAAQNNPEVQHFIDECRNMKMAEADMATMEKKGIATGLYAIHPLTKEKVAIWVANFVLMEYGTGAVMAVPGHDERDWEFATKYNLPIKAVIADAEGNQPDLSEGALTEKNSLINSGEFSGLDNQAGFNAIADKLAQMGVGERKVNYRLRDWGVSRQRYWGAPIPMATLEDGTVVPVPEDQLPVILPEDVTMDGITSPIKADPEWAKTTINGQPALRETDTFDTFMESSWYYARYTCPDYDKGMLDPKAANYWLPVDWYIGGIEHAIMHLMYFRFFHKLMRDAGLVNSDEPAKRLLCQGMVLADAFYHTGEDGARHWVSPAEAIVERDEKNRIIKATDSEGHELTYAGMSKMSKSKNNGIDPQTMVERYGADTVRLFMMFAAPPELTLEWQESSVEGANRFLRRLWRLVHEHSQKGATQSLDLSALTEEQKDLRRDLHKTIAKVSDDVGRRLAFNTAIAAIMELMNKLTRATQETEQDRALMQEALEAIVRMLSPIIPHACFVMWQALGGKEDVDVAPWPVADEEAMVDDTKLIIVQVNGKVRGRVTVPANSEKEYVQEMATKEYSVAKYLEDVTVRKVIYVPGKLLNIVVG; encoded by the coding sequence ATGCAAGAACAATATCGTCCCGAAGATATAGAGCAAACTATCCAGGAACACTGGGAAAAGAACAATACATTTAAAGTGACAGAAGATAATAACAAAGAAAAATATTACTGCCTGTCAATGCTACCTTATCCTTCTGGCCGACTTCACATGGGACACGTCCGTAACTACACCATTGGTGACGTGATTTCCCGTTATCAACGTATGCTAGGTAAAAACGTCTTACAACCTATTGGTTGGGATGCGTTCGGTTTACCAGCAGAAGGTGCCGCAGTAAAAAATAAAACAGCTCCAGCACCATGGACTTACGAAAACATCAATTACATGAAAAACCAGTTAAAAAAACTGGGTTTTGGTTACGATTGGGATCGTGAAGTCACTACTTGTACTCCAGAATATTATCGCTGGGAACAGTGGTTCTTTACTAAGTTATATGAAAAAGGCTTAGTTTATAAAAAGACCTCTGCTGTTAACTGGTGCCCACACGACTTAACCGTTTTAGCCAACGAACAAGTTATTGATGGCTGTTGCTGGCGTTGTGATACCCCTGTTGAACGTAAAGAAATTCCACAGTGGTTTATCAAAATTACCGAGTATGCTGAAGAGCTGTTAAACGATTTAGATACGTTAGATGAGTGGCCTGAACAAGTTAAGACCATGCAACGTAACTGGATTGGTCGCTCAGAAGGTGTCGAAATTAAATTTGATGTTGCTGACAGCGACGACACCATGACTGTTTATACAACGCGTCCAGATACATTTATGGGAGTCACTTATGTTGCAGTTGCAGCAGGTCACCCATTAGCGCAAAAAGCTGCTCAAAATAACCCTGAAGTTCAACACTTCATTGATGAATGCCGTAATATGAAAATGGCAGAAGCCGATATGGCAACAATGGAGAAAAAAGGGATTGCAACAGGTCTTTATGCTATTCATCCATTAACTAAAGAGAAAGTCGCTATTTGGGTGGCCAACTTTGTATTAATGGAATACGGCACAGGTGCTGTAATGGCAGTCCCAGGTCACGATGAACGTGACTGGGAATTTGCAACCAAATACAACTTACCAATTAAAGCTGTTATTGCAGATGCTGAAGGTAATCAACCTGACTTATCTGAAGGTGCATTAACCGAGAAAAATAGCCTGATTAACTCTGGTGAATTCTCTGGGTTAGACAACCAAGCTGGCTTTAACGCAATTGCAGATAAACTGGCACAAATGGGTGTTGGTGAGCGTAAAGTTAACTACCGTTTACGTGACTGGGGTGTTTCTCGTCAACGCTACTGGGGTGCGCCAATTCCAATGGCAACCTTAGAAGATGGTACTGTTGTTCCTGTTCCTGAAGATCAACTACCAGTGATCCTGCCAGAAGATGTAACAATGGATGGGATCACCAGCCCAATCAAAGCAGATCCTGAGTGGGCAAAAACTACGATCAATGGCCAGCCAGCGCTGCGTGAAACTGATACTTTCGACACCTTTATGGAATCTTCTTGGTATTACGCTCGTTATACCTGCCCAGATTACGATAAAGGCATGTTAGATCCGAAAGCAGCTAACTATTGGTTACCTGTTGACTGGTATATTGGTGGTATTGAGCACGCCATCATGCACTTAATGTATTTCCGCTTCTTCCATAAGCTGATGCGTGATGCAGGTTTAGTGAACTCTGATGAACCAGCAAAACGCTTACTGTGCCAAGGCATGGTATTAGCTGATGCGTTCTATCACACGGGTGAAGATGGTGCTCGTCATTGGGTATCTCCTGCTGAAGCTATCGTTGAACGTGATGAGAAAAACCGCATCATAAAAGCGACTGACAGTGAAGGTCATGAACTGACTTATGCTGGCATGAGCAAAATGTCTAAATCTAAAAATAACGGTATCGACCCACAAACGATGGTTGAACGTTATGGTGCAGATACCGTTCGTTTATTTATGATGTTTGCTGCTCCACCAGAGTTAACACTGGAATGGCAGGAATCTAGCGTCGAAGGTGCAAACCGCTTCTTACGTCGTTTATGGCGTTTAGTCCACGAACATTCTCAAAAAGGAGCGACACAGTCTCTTGATCTTTCTGCACTGACAGAAGAACAAAAAGATTTACGTCGTGACTTACATAAAACGATCGCGAAAGTATCTGATGACGTAGGTCGTCGTTTAGCCTTTAACACAGCGATTGCAGCCATTATGGAGTTAATGAATAAATTAACTCGTGCAACACAAGAAACAGAACAAGATCGCGCTTTAATGCAAGAAGCATTAGAAGCCATTGTTCGTATGCTTTCTCCAATCATCCCTCATGCTTGTTTTGTTATGTGGCAAGCATTAGGTGGAAAAGAGGACGTTGATGTTGCACCATGGCCTGTTGCTGATGAAGAAGCAATGGTCGATGACACCAAGCTGATCATCGTTCAAGTGAATGGTAAAGTGCGTGGTCGAGTCACTGTTCCGGCTAATTCAGAAAAAGAATATGTTCAGGAAATGGCGACAAAAGAGTACAGTGTTGCTAAATACTTGGAAGATGTGACTGTTCGTAAAGTCATCTATGTTCCAGGAAAATTACTGAACATCGTTGTTGGCTGA
- a CDS encoding amino acid ABC transporter ATP-binding protein, producing MISLKDVSKWYGQFQVLTECSTEVKKGEVVVVCGPSGSGKSTLIKTVNGLEPIQQGEILVNEIKVNDKHTDLAKLRAKVGMVFQHFELFPHLSIIENLTLAQVKVLNREKTAAKEKGLKLLERVGLASHANKYPAQLSGGQQQRVAIARALCMDPIAMLFDEPTSALDPEMINEVLDVMVELANEGMTMMVVTHEMGFAKKVADRIIFMDEGRIVEDRPKNDFFDNPKSARAKDFLAKILH from the coding sequence ATGATTTCCCTAAAAGACGTATCCAAATGGTATGGTCAGTTCCAAGTACTGACTGAATGTTCCACTGAAGTTAAAAAGGGGGAAGTTGTTGTTGTCTGTGGGCCTTCTGGATCAGGTAAATCAACACTGATCAAAACAGTGAATGGCTTAGAGCCTATACAACAAGGCGAGATCCTTGTTAATGAAATCAAAGTAAATGATAAACATACTGATCTTGCTAAATTACGAGCAAAAGTGGGTATGGTATTCCAACATTTTGAGCTCTTTCCTCACCTCTCTATTATTGAAAACCTTACACTGGCACAAGTTAAAGTGCTTAATAGAGAGAAAACTGCCGCAAAAGAGAAAGGGTTAAAGCTCTTAGAACGTGTGGGATTAGCAAGCCATGCTAACAAATACCCAGCTCAGCTTTCAGGTGGTCAGCAACAACGCGTCGCCATTGCTCGCGCATTATGTATGGACCCAATTGCAATGTTGTTTGATGAACCCACATCAGCACTTGATCCTGAAATGATTAATGAAGTACTTGATGTAATGGTAGAGCTGGCAAATGAAGGTATGACGATGATGGTTGTGACCCATGAAATGGGTTTTGCTAAAAAAGTTGCCGACCGTATTATTTTTATGGATGAAGGTCGAATTGTGGAAGATAGACCTAAAAATGACTTTTTTGATAATCCAAAATCAGCGCGAGCAAAAGATTTCCTCGCTAAAATTCTGCACTAA